The Glycine soja cultivar W05 chromosome 6, ASM419377v2, whole genome shotgun sequence genome has a window encoding:
- the LOC114416253 gene encoding putative bifunctional UDP-N-acetylglucosamine transferase and deubiquitinase ALG13, with translation MAESTRYTATSDRLEDALTKLTTHQLYLTHMIQQLMHKIDALIHHLPQPAPPSYFPSSSAITASHGCLSLYSDHARPKHPPVHLFPPPSSSTTIPSSSSAKALLAHTPMSTPPPTPLPPFMLTPPPTPTPPPLPALRQQHPTPVSSPPTIAVIPLLVNSKPHAPFDRRWATLFQICKEYPSCRILPLDLCSFSLVTITAKVGGTERDHSFLFTFYATIDAVKWLYFRNTNLHSLIPSPILIWDPGSNFGAMVVAPTP, from the coding sequence atGGCGGAATCCACGAGATACACAGCTACTTCGGATCGGCTGGAGGATGCCCTTACCAAGCTCACCACTCACCAACTTTATCTCACTCACATGATTCAACAACTCATGCATAAAATTGATGCGCTCATTCATCATCTACCGCAACCCGCACCACCCAGCTACTTCCCTTCTTCTTCCGCCATCACCGCCTCCCATGGCTGCCTCTCCCTTTACTCCGACCATGCTAGACCAAAGCACCCACCAGTCCACCTCTTTCCGCCACCTTCCTCTTCCACTACCATCCCATCCTCTTCCTCTGCGAAGGCACTCCTCGCACACACACCCATGTCGACTCCACCGCCCACGCCACTGCCGCCGTTCATGCTGACTCCGCCGCCCACGCCAACTCCACCTCCACTCCCCGCACTAAGGCAACAACATCCCACACCGGTGTCGTCCCCGCCTACCATTGCTGTCATCCCCCTCCTTGTTAACAGCAAGCCCCACGCGCCCTTCGACCGTCGCTGGGCAACTCTTTTCCAAATTTGCAAGGAGTACCCTAGTTGTCGCATCCTTCCCTTGGACCTCTGCTCATTTTCCCTCGTCACAATCACCGCCAAGGTCGGGGGCACGGAGCGCGACCACTCCTTCCTTTTCACCTTTTACGCTACTATTGACGCCGTAAAATGGCTATACTTTCGCAACACTAACCTCCATTCACTCATTCCTTCACCCATTTTAATTTGGGATCCCGGTTCGAATTTTGGAGCCATGGTTGTAGCCccaacaccttga
- the LOC114416252 gene encoding G-type lectin S-receptor-like serine/threonine-protein kinase At4g27290, with protein sequence MVQNFRMLFIWFLLLWYLRNSTSLDSLAVSQSIHDGETLVSEEGTFEVGFFSPGTSTRRYVGIWYRNLSPLTVVWVANRENALQNNAGVLKLDERGLLVILNGTNSTIWWSNNTSSKVVKNPIAQLLDSGNLVVRNERDINEDNFLWQSFDYPCDKFLPGMKLGWNLVTGLDRTITSWKNEDDPSKGEYSMKLDLRGYPQVIGYKGDVVRFRSGSWNGQALVGYPIRPFTQYVHELVFNEKEVYYEYKTLDRSTFFIVALTPSGIGNYLLWTNQTRRIKVLLFGESEPCEKYAMCGANSICNMDNSSRTCDCIKGHVPKFPEQWNVSHWYNGCVPRNKSDCKTNNTDGFLRYTDMKIPDTSSSWFDKTMNLDECQKYCLKNCSCKAYANLDIRDGGSGCLLWFDDLIDMRHFSNGGQDLYLRVVSLEIGTQFFWLLHFPFLFIVWLIIYSFFLYTSSKLDFTAVNDKGKNMKKMFGITIGTIILGLTASVCTIMILRKQGVARIIYRNHFKRKLRKEGIDLSTFDFPIIERATENFTESNKLGEGGFGPVYKGRLKDGQEFAVKRLSKKSGQGLEEFKNEVVLIAKLQHRNLVKLIGCCTEGKERMLIYEYMQNKSLDYFIFDETRRNLVDWPKRFNIICGIARGLLYLHEDSRLRIVHRDLKTSNILLDENFNPKISDFGLARAFLGDQVEANTNRVAGTYGYMPPEYAACGHFSMKSDVFSYGVIVLEIVCGQRNREFSDPKHYLNLLGHAWRLWTKESALELMDGVLKERFTPSEVIRCIQVGLLCVQQRPEDRPNMSSVVLMLNGEKLILPNPKVPGFYTKGDVTPESDIKPANRFSSNQISITLLEAR encoded by the exons ATGGTGCAAAACTTCAGAATGTTATTTATTTGGTTCTTACTCTTATGGTACTTGAGAAACTCCACTTCATTGGACAGTTTAGCAGTGAGTCAATCTATCCATGATGGGGAGACATTAGTTTCAGAAGAAGGAACATTTGAAGTTGGTTTCTTTAGCCCTGGAACTTCAACAAGACGATACGTAGGTATATGGTATAGGAATCTATCTCCTTTAACAGTGGTCTGGGTTGCTAACAGAGAAAATGCACTTCAGAATAACGCAGGAGTTTTGAAACTTGATGAAAGAGGGCTTCTTGTGATTCTCAATGGCACCAATAGCACAATTTGGTGGTCCAACAACACATCAAGCAAAGTAGTAAAGAATCCAATTGCACAGCTTTTGGACTCTGGAAATCTTGTTGTTAGAAATGAAAGGGATATAAATGAGGACAACTTTTTGTGGCAGAGTTTTGATTATCCTTGTGATAAATTTTTGCCAGGAATGAAGCTTGGATGGAACTTAGTAACTGGTCTAGATAGAACAATAACATCTTGGAAAAATGAAGATGATCCTTCTAAGGGAGAATATTCTATGAAACTTGATCTTAGAGGATATCCACAAGTTATTGGATACAAGGGGGATGTAGTAAGATTTAGATCAGGCTCATGGAATGGACAGGCTTTGGTGGGTTATCCAATTCGTCCATTCACACAATATGTACATGAATTAGTGTTTAATGAAAAGGAAGTGTATTATGAGTATAAGACCCTTGATAGATCGACTTTCTTCATAGTTGCATTGACCCCTTCAGGGATTGGGAACTATCTCCTTTGGACAAATCAAACAAGGAGGATAAAAGTTCTCTTATTTGGTGAGTCAGAACCGTGTGAAAAATATGCTATGTGTGGTGCAAATTCTATATGCAACATGGATAATAGCTCTCGGACATGTGATTGCATCAAAGGGCATGTTCCAAAGTTCCCTGAACAATGGAATGTATCACATTGGTATAATGGCTGTGTTCCAAGGAATAAATCTGATTGTAAAACCAACAACACAGATGGCTTCTTGAGGTATACAGACATGAAAATTCCAGATACATCTTCATCATGGTTCGATAAGACCATGAACCTTGACGAATGTCAGAAGTATTGCCTGAAAAACTGCTCTTGTAAAGCATATGCAAATTTGGATATCCGTGATGGAGGAAGTGGGTGTTTACTTTGGTTTGATGATCTGATTGATATGAGACACTTCTCTAATGGAGGACAAGACCTTTATTTGAGAGTCGTTTCTTTAGAGATAGGTACTCAATTTTTTTGGTTACTTCACTTCCCTTTCCTTTTCATTGTCTGGTTAATCATATATTCCTTTTTTCTATATACATCATCCAAGCTAG ATTTTACTGCAGTCAATGACAAaggaaaaaacatgaaaaagatGTTCGGAATCACAATTGGTACAATTATTCTTGGATTGACTGCAAGTGTTTGCACAATAATGATACTCAGAAAGCAAG GGGTAGCAAGAATAATTTATAGGAACCATTTCAAACGAAAACTGAGAAAAGAAGGCATTGATTTGTCCACATTTGATTTCCCCATCATAGAAAGAGCCACTGAAAACTTCACTGAGAGTAACAAATTGGGAGAAGGTGGCTTTGGACCTGTGTACAAG GGAAGACTGAAGGATGGCCAAGAGTTTGCTGTGAAAAGGCTTTCCAAGAAGTCAGGTCAAGGGTTGGAGGAGTTCAAAAATGAAGTTGTATTGATTGCGAAACTTCAACACCGTAATCTTGTGAAGCTTATAGGTTGCTGCactgaaggaaaagaaagaatgtTGATCTATGAATACATGCAAAACAAAAGCTTGGACTACTTTATTTTTG ATGAAACTAGAAGGAATTTGGTAGATTGGCCTAAACGATTTAACATTATTTGTGGCATTGCTCGAGGACTTCTTTATCTCCATGAAGATTCTAGATTGAGGATTGTACATAGAGATCTGAAAACTAGCAACATTTTACTAGATGAAAATTTCAATCCAAAAATATCAGACTTTGGCTTAGCACGAGCATTCTTGGGAGATCAAGTTGAGGCCAACACAAATAGGGTGGCTGGAACATA TGGGTACATGCCTCCCGAGTATGCTGCCTGCGGACATTTTTCAATGAAATCAGATGTCTTTAGTTATGGTGTGATAGTGTTAGAGATTGTATGTGGCCAAAGGAACAGAGAGTTTTCAGACCCAAAACACTACCTTAATCTTCTTGGACAT GCATGGAGATTGTGGACTAAAGAGAGTGCATTAGAACTAATGGATGGAGTGTTAAAGGAAAGATTCACACCTTCTGAAGTCATACGTTGCATTCAAGTGGGCCTGTTATGCGTACAACAAAGACCAGAAGATAGGCCAAACATGTCATCAGTGGTTCTAATGCTGAATGGTGAGAAATTAATATTGCCCAACCCGAAGGTTCCGGGTTTCTACACAAAAGGAGATGTTACCCCTGAATCAGATATTAAACCTGCAAATCGCTTCTCAAGTAATCAAATTTCAATCACCTTGTTAGAAGCAAGATAG